One Elusimicrobiales bacterium genomic region harbors:
- a CDS encoding outer membrane beta-barrel protein, with protein sequence MKRLLAAIVMIAGVGAVATAADVGKWDADYGVGYAMPVSGDWSSNHKGSLNMSLAGAYKFQDMLSAGLELGYDFGHKNKDVSDYKVKVLQLTPFIKADKDVELGGKKVNTYGIFGLGLYRWSTPDYDNGAGTTVAGDSGSKFGFNLGGGAMMEVAPQWKVGLDLRWHHVFGMLDNGDGTSSAANNIVPSLKVAYSF encoded by the coding sequence ATGAAAAGACTGTTAGCGGCAATAGTGATGATCGCCGGCGTCGGCGCCGTGGCAACGGCTGCAGATGTGGGCAAATGGGATGCGGATTACGGCGTTGGCTATGCCATGCCCGTATCCGGCGACTGGAGCAGCAACCACAAAGGCTCGCTCAACATGAGTCTCGCCGGCGCCTACAAATTCCAGGACATGCTTTCGGCTGGTCTGGAACTGGGCTATGACTTCGGCCACAAAAACAAGGATGTTAGCGATTACAAAGTCAAAGTCCTTCAGCTGACCCCCTTCATCAAAGCCGATAAGGACGTGGAGCTGGGCGGCAAAAAAGTCAACACCTACGGCATATTCGGCCTCGGCCTCTACCGCTGGAGCACGCCGGATTACGATAACGGCGCCGGCACGACCGTTGCTGGTGATTCCGGCTCCAAGTTCGGCTTCAACCTCGGCGGCGGCGCGATGATGGAAGTCGCCCCCCAGTGGAAAGTCGGCCTGGACCTGCGCTGGCATCATGTGTTCGGAATGCTGGACAACGGCGATGGCACGAGCTCCGCTGCCAACAACATTGTCCCGAGCCTGAAGGTTGCCTACTCCTTCTAA
- the lepA gene encoding translation elongation factor 4: MKIRNFSIIAHIDHGKSTLADRLLEETGTVPRRQLREQTLDSMDLERERGITIKAKAVRMNYSRGGEDYIFNLIDTPGHVDFSYEVARSLGACEGVLLLVDASQGVEAQTVAHAHLAQSLGLKVIPVINKVDLSQSDADASEEQLWEILKSPISAERVSAKTGLGVEHLLSRIADDIPAPGGLPEAPPAALIFDSYYDSFRGVVMYVRVFEGSLRAGMKMRLFSSGFVSDIEEVGCMTPKPVKADSLGPGEVGYVIAGVKDIHQVHVGDTVTDHARPVLKSLPGYREARPVVFASIFPIVPADYPLLRAAIEKLNLSDSAFHYQAETSKALGFGFRLGFMGLLHMEIVKERLEREFNLSLIVTSPNVVYKVKSRGRAVPGGPAQTPDEEGYVLVDNPANFPPYGDIADTREPSVKVTIVTPVANMEAVMNLLKDRRGEFGRLEHIANQRVIVEYEMPLGEMVVDFYDKLKSVSKGYASFDYEMAGYRSADVVVMEILIHGTPVDALSVVTHKSKAQTQGRLLCEKLKEIIPRQQFEIAIQARAEGKIIARETKPAMRKDVIAKCYGGDITRKRKLLERQKEGKRRLKNIGSVDIPQEAFVAMLKIQQ; this comes from the coding sequence ATGAAAATCCGTAACTTCTCAATAATAGCCCACATAGACCATGGCAAATCCACGCTGGCCGACCGCCTGCTGGAAGAGACCGGCACCGTCCCCCGCCGCCAGCTGCGCGAGCAGACGCTTGACAGCATGGACCTGGAGCGCGAGCGCGGCATCACCATCAAAGCCAAGGCCGTGCGCATGAATTATTCGCGCGGCGGCGAGGACTATATTTTCAACCTCATAGACACCCCCGGACACGTGGATTTTTCATACGAGGTGGCCCGCTCGCTTGGCGCGTGCGAGGGCGTTCTGCTGCTGGTGGACGCCTCCCAGGGCGTGGAGGCGCAGACGGTGGCGCACGCGCATCTGGCCCAGTCGCTGGGGCTGAAGGTGATACCGGTGATAAACAAGGTGGACCTGTCCCAGTCCGACGCCGACGCCTCCGAGGAGCAGCTCTGGGAAATACTCAAAAGCCCCATTTCAGCCGAGCGCGTGTCTGCCAAAACCGGGCTGGGGGTGGAGCATTTGCTTTCCCGCATAGCCGACGATATTCCCGCCCCCGGCGGCCTGCCCGAGGCTCCGCCTGCCGCGCTTATTTTTGATTCGTATTACGATTCGTTCCGCGGCGTGGTGATGTATGTGCGCGTTTTTGAGGGCTCGCTGCGGGCGGGGATGAAAATGCGGCTTTTCTCGTCCGGCTTTGTATCGGATATAGAGGAAGTCGGCTGCATGACGCCCAAACCCGTCAAAGCCGATTCGCTTGGCCCCGGAGAGGTGGGGTATGTGATTGCGGGCGTAAAGGACATACACCAGGTCCATGTGGGCGACACTGTCACCGACCATGCCCGCCCCGTCCTAAAGTCGCTGCCCGGCTACCGCGAGGCCAGACCCGTGGTTTTCGCCAGCATTTTCCCGATAGTGCCGGCGGACTACCCGCTGCTGCGCGCCGCCATAGAGAAGCTGAATCTTTCGGACTCCGCGTTCCACTACCAGGCGGAAACTTCAAAGGCGCTGGGTTTCGGCTTCCGGCTGGGCTTTATGGGGCTGCTGCACATGGAGATTGTCAAGGAACGCCTGGAGCGGGAATTCAACCTCTCGCTTATAGTTACCAGCCCCAATGTGGTCTACAAGGTCAAAAGCAGGGGCCGCGCCGTCCCCGGCGGGCCCGCCCAGACGCCAGATGAGGAAGGCTATGTGCTGGTGGACAATCCCGCCAATTTCCCGCCCTACGGCGACATAGCCGATACGCGCGAGCCGTCGGTGAAAGTAACAATAGTAACTCCGGTGGCGAATATGGAAGCGGTGATGAACCTGCTCAAAGACCGCCGCGGCGAGTTCGGGCGGCTGGAGCATATCGCCAACCAGCGCGTCATAGTGGAATACGAGATGCCGCTCGGCGAAATGGTGGTGGATTTTTACGACAAGCTCAAGTCCGTTTCCAAGGGCTATGCCTCTTTTGATTACGAGATGGCCGGCTACCGCTCCGCCGACGTGGTGGTGATGGAGATTCTGATACACGGCACTCCGGTGGACGCGCTGTCGGTTGTCACCCACAAGAGCAAGGCGCAGACGCAGGGCCGGCTTTTGTGCGAAAAGCTAAAGGAAATAATCCCCCGCCAGCAGTTTGAAATCGCCATACAGGCCCGGGCCGAGGGCAAAATCATCGCGCGCGAGACAAAGCCCGCCATGCGCAAGGACGTCATCGCCAAATGCTACGGCGGCGACATAACGCGCAAGCGCAAGCTGCTTGAGCGGCAGAAGGAAGGCAAGCGCCGCCTCAAAAACATAGGCAGCGTGGACATTCCGCAGGAAGCCTTCGTGGCAATGCTCAAAATCCAGCAATAA
- the ptsP gene encoding phosphoenolpyruvate--protein phosphotransferase produces the protein MIIMKGIPASPGIAIGKAYVFDDNDLVIDKRVLSPDAVKNEVKRFKDAVRATLSDLDAAEAKVLLMLGKKHAKLIETHRLILKDPLITQEVPRRIAAELVNAEYALSQTIDRLNRNFEKIDDEFFRERRHDLFDVGKRLVSHLVRQEKRSLADIKVPSVLIAHNLYPSDTLHMRESRVLGFCTDIGGKTSHTALLAQSMELPAVVGLSDITRQVRTGDVAIVDGDRGLVIISPGPEALEKYQKTQRQQRQAERFLETVRQLPSVTRDGHKINLLVNMDMREDPQSVTGLNVDGVGLLRTEWLYMNRPAPPPEEEQFSAYDAVAKALAPAPVTIRLADIGGDKLTALGIPGHENETNPFMGLRGVRLFLQHSDMMRTQLRASLRAAKRGNVKIMIPMVTSASEVRAVRMAMEEMHSELVKEGRAPQSLPELGIMVEIPSAALTLDTMLSVADFISIGTNDLIQYLLAVDRVNQRVAHIYDTYHPAVLRVLHLIVQTAHKKGKQVSVCGEMASDPKAACLLAGLGMDALSVTPRMFLKVKHTIRSLDFTACAQAAQQALTLSSCEEIRQLVLKTADENP, from the coding sequence ATGATAATAATGAAGGGCATCCCCGCCAGCCCGGGAATTGCCATAGGCAAGGCGTATGTCTTTGACGACAACGACCTTGTCATAGACAAGCGCGTCCTTTCCCCCGACGCGGTCAAAAACGAGGTCAAACGTTTCAAGGACGCCGTGCGGGCCACGCTGTCCGACCTGGACGCCGCCGAGGCGAAGGTGCTGCTGATGCTGGGCAAAAAGCACGCCAAGCTGATAGAAACGCACCGGCTGATTCTGAAGGACCCGCTGATTACGCAGGAAGTGCCGCGCCGCATCGCCGCCGAGCTGGTCAACGCGGAATACGCGCTGTCCCAGACCATAGACCGCCTCAACCGCAATTTTGAAAAAATAGACGACGAGTTTTTCCGCGAACGCCGCCACGACCTTTTTGACGTGGGCAAGCGCCTGGTAAGCCATCTGGTGCGCCAGGAAAAGCGGTCCCTGGCCGACATAAAGGTTCCCTCCGTCCTGATAGCGCATAACCTGTACCCGTCCGACACCCTGCATATGCGCGAAAGCCGGGTGCTGGGTTTCTGCACCGACATCGGCGGCAAGACCAGCCACACCGCGCTGCTGGCCCAGAGCATGGAGCTGCCCGCCGTTGTCGGCCTCTCCGACATAACGCGGCAGGTCAGGACCGGCGACGTCGCCATAGTGGACGGCGACCGCGGCCTTGTCATAATCTCCCCCGGCCCCGAAGCGCTGGAGAAATACCAGAAAACCCAGCGCCAGCAGCGCCAGGCCGAGCGTTTTCTGGAAACCGTGCGCCAGCTGCCCAGCGTTACGCGCGACGGGCACAAGATAAACCTGCTTGTCAACATGGACATGCGCGAGGACCCGCAGTCGGTTACCGGCCTTAATGTGGACGGCGTGGGGCTTCTGCGGACCGAGTGGCTTTACATGAACCGTCCCGCCCCGCCCCCGGAGGAGGAGCAGTTTTCCGCATACGATGCCGTGGCAAAAGCGCTGGCTCCCGCGCCCGTAACCATCCGCCTTGCCGACATAGGCGGCGACAAGCTGACCGCGCTTGGCATCCCCGGCCACGAGAACGAGACCAACCCCTTTATGGGGCTGCGCGGGGTGCGGCTTTTCCTCCAGCATTCGGATATGATGCGGACGCAGCTGCGCGCGTCGCTGCGCGCGGCAAAGCGCGGCAACGTGAAAATCATGATTCCGATGGTAACCTCGGCCAGCGAGGTGCGCGCCGTGCGCATGGCGATGGAGGAGATGCATTCCGAGTTGGTCAAGGAAGGCCGCGCGCCGCAGTCGCTGCCGGAGCTGGGCATAATGGTGGAAATCCCCTCCGCCGCGCTTACGCTGGACACAATGCTTTCGGTGGCGGATTTCATCTCCATCGGCACCAACGATTTGATTCAGTATCTCCTTGCGGTGGACCGCGTGAATCAGCGCGTCGCGCATATCTACGACACCTATCACCCGGCGGTGCTGCGCGTGCTGCACCTGATAGTGCAGACCGCGCACAAGAAAGGCAAGCAGGTCAGCGTCTGCGGCGAGATGGCCTCGGACCCCAAGGCCGCCTGCCTGCTGGCCGGGCTTGGCATGGACGCGCTGTCGGTTACGCCCCGCATGTTTCTGAAGGTCAAGCATACCATCCGCTCGCTGGACTTTACGGCCTGCGCGCAGGCCGCGCAACAGGCGCTGACCCTCTCAAGCTGCGAGGAAATACGGCAGCTTGTCCTTAAAACTGCCGATGAAAATCCGTAA
- a CDS encoding HPr family phosphocarrier protein, with the protein MVSETVKVVNPLGMHARPAAALVATASQFASEIKISRNGDVINGKSVMGVMMLAAECGSALTVSVSGPDENAALSAIRELFARGFDEMEADKP; encoded by the coding sequence ATGGTAAGCGAAACGGTGAAGGTCGTCAACCCGCTTGGAATGCACGCGCGGCCCGCGGCGGCGCTGGTGGCCACGGCGTCCCAATTTGCCAGCGAGATTAAGATTTCCAGGAACGGCGACGTTATAAACGGCAAAAGCGTGATGGGAGTTATGATGCTTGCCGCCGAGTGCGGAAGCGCGCTGACCGTTTCGGTCAGCGGGCCGGACGAGAATGCGGCGCTTTCCGCCATAAGGGAGCTTTTCGCCCGCGGCTTTGACGAAATGGAAGCGGACAAACCATGA
- a CDS encoding PTS system mannose/fructose/sorbose family transporter subunit IID, whose product MDAGIKRKIFLRSFLIQAGWNDQRMQNMGFAFAIYPALAALYKGRELCAGMKRHLGFFNTHPFMAGFALGLAARLEEQGALSGQPHDTARVEAIKSAVAPPLGAIGDRFFWAALRPASLSISLLALWALGLRHLTHPPEEMWRFQTSFGAGELLVGLAAGLAVYNGIAIWVRWKGISYGYQCGAGGSCGLDFVNWQGMIRKARLAGFCATVLLIAMKLIVFWRLKMPAALHGHDALAYLLAPPAMCAAFFTTRSGKHVAQVYGAVICICIIAFALAY is encoded by the coding sequence ATGGATGCCGGCATAAAACGGAAAATTTTCCTGCGCTCTTTCCTGATACAGGCGGGCTGGAACGACCAGAGAATGCAGAACATGGGCTTTGCATTCGCAATATATCCGGCGCTGGCCGCGTTATACAAGGGGCGCGAGCTTTGCGCCGGGATGAAACGCCATCTGGGATTTTTCAACACGCATCCGTTCATGGCGGGTTTCGCGCTGGGGCTTGCGGCCCGGCTGGAGGAGCAGGGCGCGCTGTCCGGCCAGCCGCATGACACTGCCCGGGTGGAGGCGATAAAATCCGCCGTCGCCCCGCCGCTGGGCGCGATAGGGGACAGGTTTTTCTGGGCCGCGCTGCGGCCCGCCAGCCTCTCCATCAGCCTGCTGGCGCTGTGGGCGCTGGGGCTGCGCCATCTGACACATCCCCCGGAGGAGATGTGGCGGTTCCAGACCTCTTTCGGCGCGGGAGAGCTGCTGGTTGGGCTCGCCGCCGGGCTTGCCGTTTACAACGGCATAGCAATATGGGTGCGCTGGAAGGGAATTTCCTACGGTTATCAGTGCGGGGCGGGCGGCTCCTGCGGGCTGGATTTCGTCAACTGGCAGGGCATGATACGCAAGGCCAGGCTGGCCGGGTTTTGCGCCACCGTTCTGCTTATCGCCATGAAGCTGATTGTTTTCTGGCGGCTTAAAATGCCGGCGGCGCTGCACGGACATGACGCGCTGGCGTATCTGCTTGCGCCGCCGGCGATGTGCGCGGCGTTTTTCACCACCCGCTCCGGGAAACATGTGGCGCAGGTATACGGCGCGGTGATATGTATTTGCATAATTGCTTTTGCTCTGGCATACTAG
- a CDS encoding PTS sugar transporter subunit IIC produces the protein MIGGIAAVSAAAAALELDSVQAGQFLFSRPSVAGAIFGIMGGDFLSGVQLGLCMELLTIDQVPVGGYVPPSGVVGAACAFALHRWAGFDSGYSFLLGFILAKLYPFVEIKMRQERSSWNARLESATETDASAAGGWVAKALAQQAALVFVFVFSGICLAVCAGGAAWLAMPAKIKPAFMTAYRVAPWLGLAALTAALLPRRGN, from the coding sequence ATGATAGGCGGGATAGCGGCTGTTTCCGCCGCGGCGGCGGCGCTGGAATTGGACTCGGTTCAGGCGGGACAGTTTCTGTTTTCCCGCCCGTCCGTTGCGGGCGCCATATTCGGAATCATGGGCGGGGATTTCCTGTCCGGCGTGCAATTGGGCCTGTGCATGGAACTGCTGACCATAGACCAGGTGCCGGTGGGCGGCTATGTCCCGCCAAGCGGGGTGGTGGGCGCGGCATGCGCTTTCGCGCTGCACAGGTGGGCGGGGTTTGACAGCGGGTATTCGTTCCTGCTCGGTTTTATTCTGGCGAAGCTGTATCCGTTTGTAGAGATTAAAATGCGGCAGGAACGCTCCTCCTGGAACGCGCGGCTGGAAAGCGCCACGGAAACGGACGCCTCGGCTGCGGGGGGCTGGGTCGCCAAAGCGCTGGCCCAGCAGGCGGCGCTGGTGTTCGTGTTCGTGTTTTCCGGAATTTGCCTGGCCGTCTGCGCAGGCGGCGCTGCCTGGCTTGCCATGCCGGCAAAAATAAAGCCGGCGTTTATGACGGCTTACCGCGTGGCCCCCTGGCTGGGGCTGGCCGCGCTTACCGCCGCGCTGCTGCCGCGCAGGGGAAACTGA
- the serS gene encoding serine--tRNA ligase, whose protein sequence is MIDMKLLRSNPDYFRKAAENRGGKGLPALEDLIAKDALHRAALTRAESLRAESKKISAEIGKFRAQKQPPPAELAEKAAKLKDEAASAEKTLAPMEAEAKALALGIPNTPDETTVVGKSEADNKVVRENTAGKKEFSFKPLDHHELGEKLGILDFQTAALLSGSRFALLKGAGARLERAIISFFLDTHGKNGYREMFTPFIVSAETLTGTGQLPKFEEDLYKIAGDGGLYLIPTAEVPLTNMHRGATLKEEQLPLRYAAYSACFRQEAGSYGKDTRGLIRNHQFNKVELVWLAAKEKSMDALEQLVRDAESVLAALELPHRVVMLCTADTGFSSAKTYDVEVWMPSENRYREISSCSNCTDFQARRMNTRVRRADNGLEFVHTLNGSGVAVGRTFAAILENYQNADGSVTVPDALRPYFGADKITKEPA, encoded by the coding sequence ATGATAGACATGAAGCTGTTGCGCTCCAACCCGGATTATTTCCGCAAGGCCGCGGAAAATCGCGGCGGCAAAGGCCTCCCCGCGTTGGAGGATTTGATTGCCAAGGATGCCCTGCACCGCGCCGCGCTGACCCGGGCGGAAAGCCTGCGCGCCGAAAGCAAAAAAATCTCCGCCGAAATCGGCAAATTCCGCGCGCAGAAACAGCCTCCCCCGGCGGAGCTTGCGGAAAAGGCGGCCAAACTTAAGGATGAAGCCGCCTCGGCTGAAAAAACGCTGGCGCCCATGGAGGCGGAGGCCAAAGCCCTCGCCCTGGGCATTCCCAACACGCCGGATGAAACAACCGTCGTCGGCAAATCCGAGGCGGACAACAAAGTGGTCCGCGAAAATACCGCCGGCAAAAAAGAATTTTCCTTCAAGCCGCTGGACCATCACGAACTGGGCGAAAAGCTGGGCATACTGGATTTTCAGACGGCGGCGCTGCTGTCGGGCTCGCGCTTTGCGCTGCTAAAAGGCGCGGGGGCGCGGCTGGAGCGGGCCATCATCTCGTTTTTTCTGGATACGCACGGCAAAAACGGCTACCGGGAGATGTTCACGCCGTTTATCGTCAGCGCGGAAACTCTCACCGGCACGGGCCAGCTTCCCAAATTTGAAGAGGACCTTTACAAAATCGCCGGAGACGGCGGGCTCTACCTTATTCCCACAGCCGAGGTGCCGCTGACAAACATGCACCGCGGCGCGACGCTCAAAGAGGAGCAGCTGCCGCTCAGATATGCCGCCTACAGCGCCTGTTTCCGGCAGGAGGCGGGTTCTTACGGCAAGGACACGCGCGGGCTGATACGCAACCACCAGTTCAATAAAGTGGAGCTGGTGTGGCTGGCTGCGAAGGAAAAATCAATGGACGCGCTGGAGCAGCTTGTCCGCGACGCCGAGTCCGTGCTGGCCGCGCTGGAACTGCCGCACCGGGTGGTCATGCTCTGCACGGCGGATACGGGGTTTTCCTCGGCCAAGACCTATGACGTGGAAGTGTGGATGCCTTCGGAAAACCGCTACCGCGAAATATCCTCCTGCTCCAACTGCACGGATTTCCAGGCGCGCAGGATGAACACCCGCGTCCGCCGGGCGGACAACGGGCTGGAATTTGTGCATACCCTCAACGGAAGCGGGGTGGCGGTGGGGCGCACATTCGCCGCCATACTGGAAAATTACCAGAATGCCGACGGTTCGGTAACCGTGCCAGACGCGCTGCGGCCCTATTTCGGCGCGGATAAGATAACAAAGGAGCCGGCGTGA
- a CDS encoding ATP:cob(I)alamin adenosyltransferase, which translates to MSKTGDAGLTSLCGGVRVRKNHPRICALAALDELSCALGMARALLSRAGRRGVASKILRAQEDIIILCGHIAGKSAPAELERRLARLEAELAASGPAKPGFVIAGRTPEEAALHCARAKCRTAETLLCALRAGGPAGKYINRLSLYLFRLAGD; encoded by the coding sequence ATGAGCAAAACGGGAGACGCGGGCCTCACCTCCCTCTGCGGGGGCGTACGAGTCCGCAAAAATCATCCGCGCATATGCGCGCTGGCCGCGCTGGACGAACTGTCCTGCGCGCTGGGCATGGCGCGCGCGCTGCTTTCCCGCGCCGGCAGGCGCGGCGTTGCCTCTAAAATACTGCGCGCGCAGGAAGATATAATAATCCTCTGCGGACACATAGCCGGAAAATCCGCCCCGGCGGAGCTGGAAAGGCGGCTTGCCCGGCTGGAAGCCGAACTGGCGGCTTCGGGGCCGGCAAAACCCGGTTTTGTCATTGCCGGAAGAACGCCGGAAGAGGCCGCATTGCACTGCGCCCGCGCCAAATGCCGGACGGCGGAAACGCTGCTGTGCGCGCTGCGCGCGGGCGGGCCGGCGGGGAAATATATCAACCGGCTGTCGCTGTACCTGTTCCGGCTGGCGGGTGATTAA
- a CDS encoding NifU family protein: MKDKVEKSLAKIRPMLQADGGDVQLVSVDEAAGVVRVRLAGACGCCPGAAMTLKMVVERKLKEEVPEVKQVLPA, translated from the coding sequence ATGAAAGACAAAGTGGAAAAATCCCTTGCCAAAATCCGTCCCATGCTTCAGGCCGACGGCGGCGACGTGCAGCTTGTCTCCGTTGACGAGGCCGCCGGAGTGGTGCGCGTGCGGCTGGCCGGCGCATGCGGCTGCTGCCCCGGCGCGGCCATGACGCTTAAAATGGTTGTGGAGCGCAAACTCAAAGAGGAAGTCCCCGAAGTAAAGCAGGTCCTGCCGGCGTGA
- a CDS encoding PHP domain-containing protein: MSGRAPARMKAGEKLDLHTHSDRSDGTLPPAQVAREAARRGVRLWALTDHDTVSGLNEAAAEASSLGIAFIGGVEISTRQHDYLHILGLGVNHRDKRFLQTLEEAASRRDARIRRVTEQLAAAGVDISYAEIRGLARGSLSRAHIADLLKSKGYASSRSDAFRKYLDPGKPGYAPSGGLDACEAIAAITNAGGAAVVAHPGLVLPVLELPAWKTAGLAGLEVFYPSHSADMTRKLLEMAVKYGFFATAGSDYHGPDSGRTASLGAPLPEKLRDEVAASVEKFVWNS; encoded by the coding sequence GTGAGCGGACGCGCGCCCGCGCGCATGAAGGCGGGCGAGAAGCTGGACCTTCACACCCATTCGGACCGCTCGGACGGAACGCTGCCTCCCGCTCAGGTCGCGCGGGAGGCGGCCCGGCGCGGCGTGCGGTTGTGGGCGCTTACGGACCATGACACGGTCTCCGGCCTCAACGAGGCGGCTGCCGAAGCCTCATCTCTGGGCATAGCCTTCATCGGCGGCGTGGAAATCAGCACCCGGCAGCACGATTACCTGCACATACTGGGTCTCGGCGTAAACCACCGCGACAAACGGTTCCTGCAAACGCTGGAAGAGGCCGCCTCCCGGCGCGACGCGCGCATACGGCGCGTAACCGAACAGCTTGCCGCCGCCGGGGTGGATATTTCCTACGCCGAGATTCGCGGCCTGGCGCGGGGCAGCCTTTCCCGCGCGCATATAGCGGACCTGCTCAAATCCAAGGGCTATGCCTCCAGCCGCAGCGATGCGTTTCGGAAATATCTGGACCCGGGCAAGCCCGGCTATGCGCCCTCCGGCGGGCTGGACGCATGCGAGGCCATAGCCGCCATAACAAACGCAGGCGGCGCGGCGGTGGTGGCGCATCCGGGGCTTGTGCTGCCCGTTCTGGAACTGCCCGCGTGGAAAACCGCCGGCCTTGCCGGACTTGAGGTTTTCTACCCCTCACACTCCGCGGATATGACCCGTAAATTGCTGGAAATGGCCGTTAAATACGGATTTTTCGCCACCGCCGGTTCCGACTATCACGGCCCGGACAGCGGGCGCACCGCCTCGCTGGGGGCGCCGCTGCCGGAAAAGCTCAGGGACGAGGTGGCCGCGTCCGTGGAAAAATTCGTATGGAATTCATAG
- a CDS encoding glycerophosphodiester phosphodiesterase family protein, with the protein MEFIAHRGASAYAPENTLDAFSLAASMGMANFELDIQLSADGKLAVFHDMDLQRLHNRPDKVAEMPYNALKELGVPLLEDVLRLLGRRGFLNIEIKNDGGVYAGIEEKALDCLAAAGMGWARRAAISSFHHPSLVKVRELDSETRLGVLQGAASFEDALALAKRLKAESVNISRRRATPEMMRAAHKAGLKVFVYTVNERDQALELECMGADAVFTNNPDICQNGWDKIGGTD; encoded by the coding sequence ATGGAATTCATAGCCCATCGCGGCGCAAGCGCCTACGCGCCGGAAAACACGCTGGACGCCTTCTCCCTGGCCGCAAGCATGGGTATGGCAAACTTTGAGCTGGACATCCAGCTTTCGGCGGACGGCAAACTGGCCGTTTTCCACGACATGGACCTGCAAAGGCTGCACAACCGCCCCGATAAAGTGGCGGAAATGCCCTATAACGCGCTGAAGGAGCTGGGCGTTCCGCTGCTTGAGGATGTGCTGCGGCTGCTGGGCCGGCGCGGGTTTCTCAATATTGAAATCAAAAACGACGGCGGCGTCTACGCCGGAATTGAGGAGAAGGCGTTGGACTGCCTTGCCGCCGCGGGCATGGGCTGGGCGCGGCGCGCCGCGATATCCAGTTTCCACCATCCCAGCCTCGTAAAAGTCCGCGAACTGGATTCAGAAACAAGGCTGGGCGTGCTTCAGGGCGCCGCTTCGTTTGAAGACGCGTTGGCGCTGGCAAAGCGGCTGAAGGCGGAAAGCGTCAACATAAGCCGCCGCCGCGCAACCCCGGAAATGATGCGCGCCGCGCACAAGGCGGGGCTGAAAGTTTTCGTCTACACGGTCAACGAGCGCGACCAGGCGCTGGAGCTGGAGTGCATGGGCGCAGACGCCGTATTCACCAACAACCCCGACATCTGCCAAAACGGCTGGGACAAAATCGGCGGCACGGATTGA
- a CDS encoding nucleotidyltransferase substrate binding protein, producing MKMDLTSFEKAVALLDRTLKAASSGKTADKDMLEAMRAGVIQNFEFTYELCWKFMKRWLENNVGGSYVDGVSRHELFRLAAESRLITDVSQWMKYHAARNETAHTYDSGKADEIFAIASVFQADAAKFLQVLKERND from the coding sequence ATGAAAATGGATTTAACCAGTTTTGAAAAAGCGGTCGCGTTGCTGGACAGGACGCTGAAAGCGGCGTCCTCCGGCAAAACCGCCGACAAGGATATGCTTGAAGCCATGCGGGCCGGCGTTATCCAGAATTTTGAGTTCACCTATGAGCTTTGCTGGAAATTTATGAAACGCTGGCTGGAAAACAATGTGGGCGGTTCGTATGTTGACGGCGTTTCCAGACATGAACTGTTCCGCCTCGCCGCAGAAAGCCGCCTGATTACGGATGTAAGCCAATGGATGAAGTATCACGCCGCGCGCAACGAAACCGCGCACACTTACGATTCCGGCAAAGCCGATGAAATTTTCGCCATAGCCTCCGTTTTCCAAGCCGACGCGGCCAAATTCCTGCAAGTTCTGAAGGAACGGAATGATTAA
- a CDS encoding nucleotidyltransferase domain-containing protein codes for MIKVTPAQLQTIKKILARRAPGERALAFGSRVSGTPKEYSDLDIAIIAKEKLDIATLSALREDFAESDLPFRVDALDWHSISPEFKKIIEAKHAEIFL; via the coding sequence ATGATTAAAGTTACTCCGGCGCAGTTGCAGACCATAAAAAAAATTCTGGCCCGCCGCGCGCCGGGAGAGCGGGCATTGGCATTCGGCTCGCGCGTATCGGGAACGCCCAAAGAATATTCCGATTTGGACATTGCAATAATCGCAAAAGAGAAGCTGGACATCGCCACCCTGTCCGCGTTGCGCGAGGACTTCGCCGAATCCGACCTCCCGTTCCGGGTGGACGCGCTAGACTGGCATTCAATTTCCCCGGAATTCAAAAAAATCATAGAGGCCAAGCATGCAGAAATATTCTTATAG